From Phalacrocorax carbo chromosome 8, bPhaCar2.1, whole genome shotgun sequence, a single genomic window includes:
- the SPRY4 gene encoding protein sprouty homolog 4, which yields MEARVPHNITVVPNSVMVQPLLDSRIPYGRLQHPLTILPIDQMKTTHIENDYTDNPTASQLAAQKRPRGPHELVLTNQHLQRCEQDVTHPWISFSGRPSSISSSSSTSSDQRLLDHMAPAPMAEQSSPRAVRIQPKVINCKPLDLKGPVSQELDKHFLLCEACGKCKCKECALPRTLPSCWVCNQECLCSAQNLVNYSTCMCLVKGVFYHCTNEDDEGTCADHPCSCSHSNCCARWSFMSALSLVLPCLLCYLPATGCVKLSQRCYDQVSRPGCRCKNTNSVICKALPESKGSRPEKPF from the coding sequence ATGGAGGCCCGGGTTCCCCACAACATCACCGTTGTCCCCAACTCCGTGATGGTCCAGCCCTTGCTGGACAGTCGGATCCCCTATGGGCGGCTGCAGCACCCACTCACCATCCTGCCGATCGACCAAATGAAGACAACTCACATAGAGAACGATTACACCGACAACCCCACCGCTTCCCAGCTGGCAGCCCAAAAGCGTCCCCGAGGCCCCCATGAACTGGTCTTGACCAACCAGCACCTGCAGCGCTGTGAGCAGGATGTCACCCACCCCTGGATTTCGTTCAGCGGGCGccccagctccatcagcagcagcagcagcacatcttCAGACCAAAGGCTCTTGGACCACATGGCCCCGGCACCCATGGCAGAGCAGTCCTCCCCCAGAGCGGTTCGCATTCAGCCCAAGGTGATTAACTGCAAACCCCTGGACCTGAAGGGACCTGTGTCTCAGGAACTGGACAAGCACTTTCTACTGTGCGAAGCCTGCGGGAAATGCAAGTGCAAGGAGTGTGCGCTCCCCCGGACTCTGCCGTCGTGCTGGGTGTGCAACCAAGAGTGCCTCTGCTCGGCACAGAACCTGGTCAACTACTCCACCTGCATGTGTCTCGTCAAGGGCGTCTTCTACCACTGCACCAACGAGGATGACGAGGGCACGTGCGCCGAccacccctgctcctgctcccactCAAACTGCTGCGCCCGCTGGTCCTTCATGAGCGCTCTCTCCCTGGTGCTCCCTTGCTTGCTCTGCTACCTGCCAGCCACCGGCTGCGTCAAGCTGTCCCAGAGATGCTACGACCAAGTGAGCCGGCCCGGATGCAGATGCAAAAACACAAACAGTGTCATTTGCAAGGCGTTGCCGGAGAGCAAAGGAAGCAGGCCAGAAAAGCCCTTTTGA